Genomic DNA from Scyliorhinus torazame isolate Kashiwa2021f chromosome 15, sScyTor2.1, whole genome shotgun sequence:
gtgcaaagagagagaattcagaatgtccaattcacctaacaggcacaccttttgggacttgtgggaggaaactggagtgtcCGGAGGAAaaactacagacagtgacccaagccaggaattgaacccatgtccctggtgctgtgctactgtgccacacaCATTACATGGCACTATCCTTCATTTCCATTGACAGTGGGAAGCAGTCAAGCAGTTTACTTGCTTCCGCCCAGGTAATAGTATCAATATTGCTGTTCATTCTCCTGAAGTCCTTAACCTTTTTTGCTGTTTAATTACGTTATGCTGAATTGATTTGAGGGGCCAACTAATATCAGGCTCTAAATGTGTAACATGGTTATAAGTGCTGTTTTAAGCTTTTTAAACTAGTGGAATTACCGTTCTTAGTAAATAATCTGGACAGTCCTTATTGAAATAATTGCTTTTGGCATGAATTTTAGAAAACACATGTTTTTGTGTCGTATGAACAATTTGCCCAAAGTAATAGTAACTTTTAAAATTGTTTAACAGGACTCAGAATGTGCTGGGTGAGAAAGGGCGTCGAATCCGTGAGCTAACTGCCGTTGTTCAGAAGCGGTTCGGTTTCCCAGAGGGAAGTGTTGAAGTAAGTTTCAGGTGGTGATTTTTCACCCTAGGCTCGTTCGTGTTTCTTATTTTCAGGCTATGCAGAGGTTGGAAAAATAGCTCCTCCCTTGCTGACTTTCAGTGATGATGCTTGATGACGAGTCTGATGGGATATGATCTGTATGAGGATTCCTGATACAGTTGGTGCGTTCTGTGCTGCTGGTTTCAGGGTCCTGAACAGCTTATTCCTTCTTTTGATGACTTAGAGGCATTTGTCTGAGAAGGTTTTGATGAGCATTACAAGCAAAAATtcttgagaattttttttttttttaagagtacccaattcatgttttctaattcaggggcaatttagcatggccaatccacctacctgcacttatttgggatgtgggggagaaacccacgcaaacacggggagaatgtgcaaactccacgtggacagtgacacagccgggatcgaatctggaacctcggtgccgtgaggctgcagtgcaaaccactgctccCCTCACATCTTTTATTCTAGCTAACCACACCCCAAAGTCAAAGTTTGTGCAATCATGTTGTAATTCCCTACATCAAATGATGTTTTCCCAAACGGAGTGTCTTCCCTTATTGGGTGTCTTGATTTATTACGAATGCAAAATATTTGCTGTGGTttaaactggagtcagtaactgaccAATGGGCTTCAATTTGAAGTTTCCTGAACTGTCATGACTTTAAGCAAAGTTGAACTGTAAAATAAGGGAATTAGGCAGAAATAATTTCATTTAGTTGGTATAGAGATTTAAATCATGGTGCAATGTGATGGGTTTTCACTTTGTACTGAATTTACCTTGTTTCACAGCTCTATGCTGAAAAGGTTGCCACTCGAGGACTTTGTGCTATTGCTCAGGCAGAGTCCCTGCGTTACAAGTTGCTTGGAGGCCTGGCTGTGCGTAGGTAAGATGATGGATTTTCTTACTGGTACACTATTTCAAAACTTCAATGTAAAATTGGAATGAGAATTTGGGGCCTTGTAAGTCGCATCAAGTGAAACTAATTCTAAGGCCATATTGTTACTGCACTATTTTGCTAAAAAGACATTTGCGAATCGGCATATAATTATGGTACAGATTTAATTTAAATACAGATCCCTTCTGATCCATACCAAAGTTAAGTCAACCTAACACAGTTCAGTGCTGGGCTCTGAAGCCCAGGTATTTTAGTGATAGGTATTTTCTGGAAGATTTGCTCTGATATAGGGTCAGGCACAGCTTCTGAATTCACCCTGCATTTTTACACTGACTGCTGTGAAACCACTTTGTTTGAGTCTGCTTTAAATTGCAGCCTAATATTCCGAGTGAACGCTTCTTTATTTTACTGGCTAAAGGAAGGCAGaagcatttaaaataaataaacaCTGTTCTCTATGTATTTGAGACAAGGTGTGACTTGTGTTTGGTTTATCTTCTGCCCCCCACCGCCACCCGTGACATGTTCTGTTACAGTTGCTGCAACGGGCTTTTCGGTGTTAGTATTTGGGGTGCTGTTGAACTGAAAAAATTAAATTTGGACCTTCCTCTCCCAACACAGAGCCTGTTATGGTGTTCTCCGCTTCATTATGGAAAGTGGAGCTAAGGGCTGTGAGGTGGTGGTTTCCGGAAAACTCAGAGGCCAGAGAGCCAAGTCCATGAAATTTGTTGATGGACTGATGATCCACAGTGGTGATCCAGTGAACTACTATGTTGATACAGCTGTGCGACATGTACTGCTAAGACAAGGTGAGTGAGGGGCTTTCACTAAAGCCATGGCAGGTGGTCTTTACACAGGGAGACAGAATGCTTTCCTGAAAGTTTTGGGTAGTTTTATTGGTGCCAGCAGCTCTCTAGTACCTTGTCTGTGTGCTTTATTCATGTGAACCTGGCTGGTGCATGTAATTAGGCTTTATGAAAGTGAGGAGCACAAGGCAAGCTTAAATCTACATGTCACTTCCACTGTGCATCATTGTATAGGGTACCGGGACACCAGATTTGTTTCTCTGTTGTCCCAAAAATACAGCTTGTTCCTGTTTTACAGATCCGATAAGAATCTTGACCTTTCCAGCTATATGTATTTTACCAATTCAAATCTATTTCTGCCTATGCTAAGGGACTGTGCCACATTTTCTGTAAAACCAGCAGTTGCTGTCATTATAAATATTCTAGTTTTAGTGCGCCAAGGtgatccagtggttagcactgcttcatcCCAGGACCCGGGTCACCGACTGGGATttttgtgtctgtgggtttcctcctacagtccgaagatgtgcaggttaggataagccatgctaaattgccccttagtgtccagggacgtgcaAGGTTATGGGGTGGGCGGATGGGGGAGTGAACAAGGGTAGGGTgcttttcaaagggttggtgcagacttgataggccgaaaggcctcctgcactatagtgtttctatgattctaccaaATTACTGGCTTGTATTTCCTGTTAATTCTCCTGattacaagggcagcatggtggcacagtggttagcactgctgcctctcggcaccgagatcccaggttcgatcccagctccgggtcactacgtgtggagtttgcacattctccctgtgtttgcgtgggtttcgcccccacaacccaaagatgtgcagggtaggtgggttggccacacgaaattgcccctcgattggaaaaaatgaattgggtaatctaaaataaatttattaaaaaaaacatttcctgGTTACAGACAACTGTCTTTAAGCATTTTATTTTTGGTTTGCCAAAGTATGAAAGGAGCACGTATGCATTCAATAATGCTATATATAATAGCCACTGGCTATATATAATATAGTCACTTGTTCTAAAACAGATTTGTTCTTTTGCAGGTGTGTTGGGAATTAAAGTTAAGATCATGCTTCCATGGGACCCAAGTGGTAAAATTGGACCCAAGAAACCGTTGCCTGATCACGTCAGCATTGTTGAACCCAAGGATGAAATCCTGCCAACTACACCCATTTCAGAACAGAAGGGAGGCAAACCAGAGCAACCTGTGATCCAGCAGCCTGCGCCTGTTCCAACTGCATAGTTGGTATAGTATTCTTGTTCCC
This window encodes:
- the rps3 gene encoding small ribosomal subunit protein uS3 isoform X1, yielding MAAQISKKRKFVADGIFKAELNEFLTRELAEDGYSGVEVRVTPTRTEIIILATRTQNVLGEKGRRIRELTAVVQKRFGFPEGSVELYAEKVATRGLCAIAQAESLRYKLLGGLAVRRACYGVLRFIMESGAKGCEVVVSGKLRGQRAKSMKFVDGLMIHSGDPVNYYVDTAVRHVLLRQGVLGIKVKIMLPWDPSGKIGPKKPLPDHVSIVEPKDEILPTTPISEQKGGKPEQPVIQQPAPVPTA
- the rps3 gene encoding small ribosomal subunit protein uS3 isoform X3, yielding MAAQISKKRKFVADGIFKAELNEFLTRELAEDGYSGVEVRVTPTRTEIIILATRTQNVLGEKGRRIRELTAVVQKRFGFPEGSVELYAEKVATRGLCAIAQAESLRYKLLGGLAVRRACYGVLRFIMESGAKGCEVVVSGKLRGQRAKSMKFVDGLMIHSGDPVNYYVDTAVRHVLLRQGVLGIKVKIMLPWDPSGKIGPKKPLPDHVSIVEPKDEILPTTPISEQKGGKPEQPVIQQPAPVPTA